The proteins below come from a single Vidua chalybeata isolate OUT-0048 chromosome 1, bVidCha1 merged haplotype, whole genome shotgun sequence genomic window:
- the CLDN12 gene encoding claudin-12, translated as MGCRDVHAATVLAFLSGTASVAGLLAAVLLPNWRQMRLYTYNKNERNVTVYTGLWIKCARFDGSRDCVIYDPQWYTAVDQLDLRVLQFALPLSMFTAVSALFLCMIGMCNTAFVSSVPNVKLAKCLVNSAGCHLVAGLLFLLACAICLTPSIWVIFYNNYLNRKYEPVFSFDISVFIAIASAGGLFFTSILLFLWYCACKSLPSPFWQPLYSHAPSMHSYASQPYSARSRLSAVEIDIPVVTHSS; from the coding sequence ATGGGCTGCCGAGATGTTCATGCAGCGACCGTACTGGCCTTCCTCAGTGGAACAGCCTCAGTAGCTGGGCTCCTTGCAGCAGTTCTGCTTCCAAACTGGAGGCAGATGAGACTGTACACATACAACAAGAATGAGAGGAATGTGACCGTTTACACTGGACTCTGGATTAAGTGTGCGCGCTTTGATGGGAGCAGAGACTGTGTGATCTATGACCCACAGTGGTACACGGCTGTTGATCAGCTGGATTTGCGTGTTCTTCAGTTTGCCCTTCCTCTGAGTATGTTTACTGCTGTCTCAGCTCTGTTCCTCTGCATGATTGGCATGTGTAACACAGCCTTTGTATCGAGCGTGCCAAACGTCAAACTGGCCAAGTGCCTGGTAAACAGTGCAGGCTGCCATCTCGTGGCCGGCCTCTTGTTCCTGCTTGCCTGTGCCATTTGTCTCACTCCGTCCATCTGGGTCATTTTTTATAACAATTATCTGAACAGAAAATACGAGCCCGTCTTCAGCTTTGACATCTCTGTATTTATTGCCATTGCCAGTGCTGGCGGTCTGTTTTTCACTTCCATCCTGCTGTTCCTGTGGTACTGTGCATGCAAAagcctcccttctcctttctggCAGCCCCTGTATTCCCACGCCCCCAGCATGCACAGCTATGCCTCTCAGCCCTACTCCGCACGTTCTCGCCTCTCTGCTGTAGAAATTGACATTCCTGTTGTGACACATTCATCTTAA